The region GTATGATGAGGTAATCAGGTGCTTTCTGCAGGTCCATGAACTCTTCTTTTCCTATGTGGCACAGCTTGGTAGACTATAATGTAGTTCTCTATCTGTGCTTTTCAAATCTTACGTAAATTATCCAAGAATGATGTTATGTGCATAATCCTCTTAAATGCACagtccagaggatgaaccacgCCAGAGCTGATCTGCATGGCAGCCAAAGAAAAAGTCTTACAAAATTCTCTCCGCTTGTGTACGACGTCTGTCTTTATCTTAATTCTATCTCCTGctgttttttcctgctctgtgtgaaAAGCTCTTCACAGCTCAtttaaaatcttgttttgtGCCTCCATTTTCATTCTCCTCTATTTCCAGACACGCTCCTTGAGTGTGTAATTTCCCTCTGCATAGAATGCTGTGTTTATCGTTGTATTCATTGTGCTGCAAAACCTTTGAGTGGATCACACATGTTTATTTCAGTAAGTGTTTGCGTGCATATACTTGCTTtattactttgtgtgtgtgtgtgtgtgtgtgtgtgtgagagatctTAAATCGAAATTTTGACATGtgacctggggggggggggggtcagatgCGATGTATAGATTATGGGTTAAGCCCTCAAAGTACTCTATAATTAAGTCATCTCGTCTCCATACGAGACATGTTTCAGCTTTGGATAAATAGGAATGATTGGTGATACATGGGGAGCATATTTCTTAAAGCACACTCCAGTATATCATTTTAATGAGTAGGTTGGTTCCCATGAATGTCACTGACTGTGAGTACCAAACCACAAAAACCTCCAGAGAGCAACAACATCACTGTTGGATCATTTCAGTCCAAGTTACTGTTGCAAAATCATCTGTAGAAATCTGACTTTACACAAAGAAACGGATTATAATGAGTTGTCACAGCCCACTGTTGGCTCAGATCATCTGGGTTTTAATGCCATCATGGTGTTCATTTTGATGCTTCAGGTGGTAATCTATCTGGtgatcttttattattttctacattgtagatttaTATTGAAGACACCAAAACTATAAAGGAACACACATGGAATTATGGAGTGAAAAGAAGAGTGTTAAACAAGAgtgtttatattttagattcttcacaGTAGCCACctttttgctttgatgacagctttgctcactctcagtctctcagtcagcttcatgaggtagttACACTGGtttgtttcactcttttttgttcactacataattccataagTGTTCCCTGATAggtttgatgtcttcaatatgaATTTATGATGTagaaaaaggtgtgtgtgagaaggtgtgtccaaacttttgactggtactgtatcTACACTTCATTAATTTACCCTGCAGGATGATTTGTCACTCATGCTTCGTCTTCCGCCTTTTCTTTCTGCCCTTCTGTTTCacctctctcttgctttcttgTTTCCTACCCTCTGTCACTTCTTActtctgcactctgccctccaCCCCTCAAACTTACAATCTAGAGGAGTCATGAAGTATGAACCCCACTGACCTCTGCAGGAGAATACACTGGGCTCAACTCAACTGGAAATCATGAGCGCTCCAGCAACAGGAAGTCCAAATATGGAGGTGAAGGTGGTCTCCCAGGAGATGGCATTGCTTAGCAACATACTGGCAGCTTACACCTTCATTGCAGGTAGATCCAGTCAAAAAAACAGTCTTGTGAGACTGTGTGATCGCACTGTAGCACCTCTTGTTGTGCTATAAGATGAAGGAAGTAAGAGAATGGTGCAGTTTTCAtgagttttctctttttttctttctctctttctctcagatCAACCTGAGAGGACAGCATTGGTGTTTCTGGGCGGTGTCTGCGTCGGCCTCCTTGTCACACTCTGCGCCATCGTCTTCCAGATACACTGTCGAGCAGACTGCCACTATGGCAACAGTAACCACCCTCATCATCGCCACAGGAGTAGGCATCATCACCGTCGCCATCACAGCTGTCCCCACCATCAGCCCACTGACAACAATCCAGACAGCACGGCTGTTGTTACCGCTGGGGGGAGCGGGCCTGCCGGGGACAGCGAATCAGAGGGCTGGGATGACACGTCTGACCTGTCGGCACGGAGACGCAGACGCTTCGAGAGAGCTCTGCTGCATGCCACCATGTTCACATCAGCTGAGGGTATCtctcacacagatacacacatgaGAAAACTCAGATCAAGACCACGATCCAGAGTAGAAGTTTACGTCTCTGAGCACTTCTGTCAGACACAAATGCTCATACTTAGAAATGGAAAGTCTTCTCAGTAGTGATGTGAAATTTGATGGTAATGTGATTAGACAGGGTGTGGGTGTGCTTTAACCCcttttttgtgcttgtgtgtgtttgtgtgtgcgtggttgTGTGTATTGTCAGAGCTGGACCGGGCCCAGCGGCTAGAAGAGCGGGAAAGGATCCTCCGAGAGATCTGGATGAACGGACAACCAGACATCAGCACGGTCACTCAAAGCCTCAACAGATATTactgacacacagtgaaacaggcCCATAGTCAGACGGACACGGACACAAACAGGAAAGCAGATGGATAAAAAGTGAATAAGAagaaaattattaataaaaaaaaacactggatgaAATAACCATAAAGCATCAGCGCTGTCTGCACTGCACCAAAGAGACTCTACAGATCAGACGGTCACTGACAGTGCTGCCTGGAGCAGGAAAACATGTGCTGTGATGGCTCAGTCCTCCAACACAGGACGACACTGTAACGTTTGGAGGAAGATCGCCCTCCTGCCAACGAGTAAAGACACGACGGGCCACTGTCATCAAACATCCAGATATTTtgtaaagaatgaaaagaagtGGACTGAGACTCTTCCTGGAGATTGTTGGTGTGGCAGCTGTTGGCAAGAACTGCACAAGAGATTTTATAACTTTTCAACTTTTGAACAGGTGCTTTCTGTACATAGAGCCAgtgctgtggaggaggagctgttGATGAGTGTATGGATTCAAATATTGGTGATACTATGTTGTTCCacccttttttgtttgtgttttttgttcatGTGGTATGAACTGGGACATGTTCTCTATATGAAGATGGATTTCCGTATACTGGTATAATTCTGCGTTCTCCAGATACTTTATCTGGAAAATACATACTTAAAGGAAGGTCCCAGACTGGCTGTGGTGGTTGATTCATTATGTAAAGTAAACCCTGACCTGCTGTAGGTGTTGTTTGCTGCAGGCCGTCATGTTTGACAGGATCGTGCTGCCTTCCATTATCTGACTCATGTGATTATGagctgaaaaaaaatgaataaacgtttttgttttctgtaaatattATTGAGTAAAGTCGTTTATCATAATGAAAAGGGGGGGCTCAGATTTCTTCAAcagtttttgagtgtttttgggTTGGACTGTGGTGGGAAACCAGAAAAGACAGTATGTCTGGAAAATGACCTTGTTGGCACACATTGTTGGAATTCTACCAAAATGAACCCATCAATAGCAAGATATGTGTGGTCTAGGCCATCGCTGTGCACAGTCCCTTTCACAGGTTGAGGCAAAAATCCACCCTGAACCCAAGGAAAGGTCTACAGGGGGAACAGACGTGGTGCCACAGGAGGATCAACACTGGGTGTCCTGTACAGGGCCACAGGGCACCGGGGTAAGGCTGGCAGCGCTTGGTAGACAGGGGTTGACACTGGGGTTTAGAGAACCAAAGCACAGCCCACAGTAGACAAGGCACCATGTCAGAGGGCACAAACAGTTCCAGTCCGTCACAAGTTTATTATTCTGTTCACACTGGCCCTCATTCAGAGCACACAGTCCACACGGCAGCATACAGCCAAATGCAGCTACAACACCTCTGAACCACAGTGAGTCTGCAGCAAAACAACACTACAAATAAAAcgaataataaattaaaaaaataaaatgaggagTCCCAGCAACAGCAGCCAGACCAGTGCCCTACGGTAAGTGGAACATGCCAATAATGGAACGTATCTCCTCAGACTTAGACATATACAGTGTTTTACGAACATCAGGGACTTGGAGGCTGAGCTGGGccttgtttgtttggttgcaTATCAGCCAAGGGACATTTTTATCAGGCATCTCAGAATTACATTGAGGAATTGAACCAAAGGTTTTTCCCCCACCAACCACTAATAGTTACCAGAGATGGCTTTTCCACACATAAACATGACCACTTGTATTTGCTGGAACAAAGCaagccgagtgtgtgtgtggcgatGGACCCAAACCTGTGAACTTTACCATTTATACTCTGAGGGAATGATGAGTTATTGGAGCCAGACTCCCCCTGGTGCCCATAGGGTGTCTCTGCTCCCCAGACCAGACCTCATTATCCACATGCAGCTTTGAAAGCACAAATGCCAACTGGAAaagagcaggggggggggtcagataAGTAAATACCACGATGTAGTAGCCAAAATCAGGGCAACCATGTATTCATGATAATATTTTTGAAGACTCAGAGGCAGTATATAGTCATAAATAAGATAATAACTCACCAGACCCTATCATCATATGGATACGTTAAATCTCAGCGCTGTGACTTTATTTTTGCTCTATGAACTCCCAGAATTCCCTAAATAATGTGTTTGGTAACTTTAATCTGCAGGTTTTACTTAAACTGGTCCTTCTCCTCCTAATGTCCACAAGGTAACATGTCACATGTTCATCACTGCAGGGAATGTGGATAAATTCATTTAGATTCATGAGAACTGAGGCAATGGTTGCTTTAATGCAGCTTTCCAAACGTGGTTGTCTGTCTGGCCCCACGTCATACTTGTGAGCATCTTTCATCAAGAAAGTCTATAATATATGTTCTTATTGAATTTTTCTTACATGTAGGTGCAAAACTAAAGCAGTGTTTTAAAGCCActagagcagaggaggagggaaaaggacTAATGCACTAATAAAACCCTGAGGTGTGAGGCTGAGAGCTAACTTGACCATTAGATGCTGTTAAAGGAGAATTGAGCCTCGGGTGGAAACAAATGAGCGCTGCTATCTCCCAGGTGCCTGTCTCACCTTCTCTACCAGCGCTGCCGCTTTAACGGGACGGGCGGTGACGTTGGGACGGGGGCCCGGAGCAGACtgaggaggctgcagcagctgaaccGTCTCCCGCCCGGACCAGAGCAGCACCGGCCCGCAGGCCCGCACCCTGTGTCCTCTGACAGCCTTCCAGGTGTCCGTCCGCCATGAGGGACTACTCCGCCACTCCGAGCCACGGGGGCGCGTGCATGCCGTGCTGCCAAGTCTGCGTCTTTGCCTTTACCGCATTCCTCATCGTTGTGGAGAGGACTGCACGTGAGTCCTacctgggacacacacacacgcgcgcgagcatacacaaacacacatacagttacacacacacacacacaccttgcacACTAATAATGAAACTGTAACGGTGTGTCGGTTGGTTATTGGTAATGTGCTAGTATGTGCTCGTGCTGTTGCGTGTTGTTTGACTTTATTGGCGTGCGCGTGCACGTGGGCGCGTGCCTCTGTGgccactgtatgtgtgtgtgagtgtgtgtgtgtgtgtgctacagaAACAGTCGCATGTTCCAGATGAAACAGGGGTTTTAGATGCCATACTGTATTTAAACATGTAGAATAATGCAGCATGCAAAGTTGCTCTCACTCTTAGTGCTGTCATGAATAATGGAGTCAGAACAGTCTGCAGTCCTTCCTATTTTTATACGCTGCTGTTATAAAACCTGTCTGCAGCGAAACTGCTGAATCATTCCACAGCTGGTCCATCTTCTAAACTGCATCATTTCAGCCTCTGTGTCATGTTTACTGCATTAAAAGCAAAGCGGAGCCGTGTTGTCAGAATTTCAgcgcccttttttttttttttttttttttggaggtgCATGAATGGAGGAGGGGATGGGCGGACCCCAGGATGGGGCCTAGTCTGCCCGGACTGCCCGCCCGTTTGGCAGCTAAAACGGTTCAGATTACatgtgtggagggagggagagctgcAGAGCATCGCATAGTGGGATGTGGAGGGTGTGAGGGGAGAGGAGGCTCCACTAGCCCTGTTGTCAATAAACCTTAgatgggaggatgaggagacagagaggtcaTATGAATAACTGCCGACACTCaacaaaaatcacacacacacacacacacacacatacacacatcactGATCAAATGCTGTAGTTTACCCCTGTTGTAAACACTCCTACTCTCAACGCTGTAATGCAAGTCTGTCTTTTACATTTTCCCAGAAACAGAGCATGCATTGGAGTAATACTGTGGCCGTTATTAGGTGGCTTTTACAGTCATGATAAATGAATGTTCCATTACCAGAATATAAAAATACCTCCTcccaagtaaaagtcctgcattcaaaatcttacttAATTAGAAGTGTGTGAGTCTTATCAGTTACTCAAACTATCAAAAGTAAACATGCTGCATCATATTGTATTAAAGGACAGAATGCATTCTGCGTTCAAAATCTTAATGAGcaaagtaaccagtaactaCAGGTGTTCAGTGATGTAGAGATGTATACATTGTGTTAGAAATAGCATATTgtatatttccctctgaaatgtagcaGAAGTAAAGTACAAAGCTGcacaaaaatggaaatacacaAGTGAAGCACAACAGCACTTGatttacctgtctgtgtgtttatcaggCTTTATTACAGTCCTTGAATGGCATCAGAAACAGACTCGCCTGATAGCAGCATCTGATGTTACAGCACAGTCATAAGTGTGTTGTGTGcttgtttccatgtgtgtgttttccctctttccttAGTGATCTACTGCTTCGTGTACTATCTGTGGGTGGGACACAACTACTGCTACGCCCACCTTGCCGGCTTCACTGCACTGTTTCTGTTGCCAGGTTAGAGagcaacaatgaaaacataGATGGCATAGATAGATACAGTAGATGGACAGATTGATGTTCGTGTTTCATCATTGTATGTTTCTCAGGTTGGGTTCCTCAGTGGCTCAGTTATCTGTGGTACCTGTCCGATGGACGCATCCGCAGGAAGTCTCTCACCTGGACTCACATTCTGCACCTGGGTATCTTCAAAAGGTGGGCTCACTTTAtacatgtgtgtctatgtgtgtgtgtgatggagataCGGGAAGAGTGGCATTAAGGGAGCGCCAGAATTACTTTAATTGCTCAACGATCAATAACGCCCAAACCATCAACGATGGTAAAGCTGGTGCACTGGTTGGAGTGGGACAATTATCTGTTGATGTTTGATGATTGATAATGAAGATTATAATGGTGTGTGTCTTACTCCCTCTTTATTTATCTCCATCTTGGGCCTTTACAGGCTGTGGGAGTGCATGAGTCTTCCAGATGAGGATGTGTATGGTGAGATCATGCAGCAGGCTGATGCATCCGCCTTACGTCTGCTTGAAGCCTTGGTGGTCACCCTCCCTCAGACGCTGCTGCAGACCTACGTGCTCATCTGTACTGACATAGGAATCAAGTCTCCAGGTACAGAGACACTGAACGGGGAATATAGAAGGAATGTGGTGTAGTTTGGAGTGTGAGGTAGTAAAGGTAGGTACAGTGTGTACAGTCCATGAACCAGCAAGGTTCTAAAGAGGAAGATACCTAATGTTTTCATATGAAGGCCGAATGAACTATGGCCCAATAGACCATGGTTTGTCCATGAAAGACCTGCATGACATAAttacagcaaaataaatttaaagctgttaaaatcacagtgtgaaaactatgtgacaatgtgaaaggaGTTGCTTGTGGTGATGAtcctacagagaattatctcCTGAATCTGGAGCTCCCCTCAGCGTTATGGAGCTCTGTAGTGAGCTCGCTtagcaactttactgttttggtccactttcactgctgctttcaCATAGTGTTgtttcagccacagcaggcagctgttttcatccaAAAAATCTCTAAAAACCCACAGTACACCACCAGCccaccagcagacagacacacttaGCTACTGGCTGATGAACATTTTGatgcatttagcagctgaagagccagacaTTTCCCTCACGAGCAGGTTGagacagagctaaaagagaatAGTGAACGTGTCTAGAtacatgactccaaatgaatgatgctggatgtgtaaaaacCACCTTGAAATGTCACATTATGTTTTATTCACAACTTGTTTCAGTGATTTCTGCCCTAAAGAAATGTGGAATTACACCCGTGCTCATATATGTTCATAACTGGTACTGCATGGACATCTAAAAGGGTAAAATGCGGCTCAGATATTCTCATCATGGTCcacttcatcacttcctgcatAACATCTACACCAAACAGGATTTATTACACATTAGTGGTTTGTTGGATGAAGTAATAATGGGAGAGCCGGCTCCTTTGATAGTCTGTTCATCTTTCACTACAGCACAACTCATTTACCATGTGAGTGATGTTTTGTGAGTTGTGCCTTCAGCAgatcaaatgtaaaaacaatgatGATCAAATAACTGTTTAATGTGAAAGGTATTGCTGGTAGTGATGAAGCAGCAGAGAATTATCATCAACTGTGTAGTCCCCCTCAGCTCTGTGGAACAGATCAGTGTTTTAGTTTCACGAGCCACAGCTTTACTGTTGTagttcactgtcactgctctcaGAAGCTTAATTCTCTGCCAGTgctgtctgtcttgtttttccagTGCAGAAGATCCGAtgcacagtatgtgtgcatCATTACAATGTATCAAGGTATTCAtattccttttcctctctgcctcctccctgctctctcccccctccagcctcggtgtgttttgctgtgtgtttgttatctCTCTCCTGGGCCTTGGTCCTCTACGCCAGAGCCTGTTCACTCATCAGACCAGGACACCTGCAAATGACCCCCGCTGCCATCCTCTGTCGACTGCTGTGGAGGGTGGGCATATTTAAATAACCTTTCAATATGCACAACGTACCCCCTCAATATATCAGTATTAATATAACGAGCGCCATACAAtacttgtctgtctgcaggtcagTATGCTGGGGTCTCGATTTGCTGTTCTCATGCTCTTCACACGCATCTTCAAACAATGGATCCTGGGAGTCATTGGTGGGTCTGGATGCTGAGGCTTCATCTCATGGCTCATATTTGTAGAATAGAGCAGTCCATCATGTGCTGGATAAAGACATGAGTGGTGTAGTGGTGTAGGCGTAACACATTGGGAAACTATTGGATGGGTGTTGGTGCAGACACCCTATCTGTGTCCACTTACTCTACTGTCAGGTTTACAGTGAACAATTTAGTGTGCAGTAGTGAGTTTATGTATGTATTAAAGGTTGAATACTTAACTCTTGAATACTTTGTGTGTATCAGGTGTGCATTGGCTGGGTGCAACTTTCTGGATGGTGGCTCAGCAGACTGACATCATCCGTTCAACTACTCGATGGAGAATCTTCAACCTCGTTCTTGGAGCCATacacatcttcctcttcctcaacGTGAAGTACGGTCAATCCAGATGCCGCATGGCCGGGTTCTACCTGGTATGTCAGTTCATAAGTGCGTGCCAGTATTTTTGGGCAGGGcctctgacaaaaacagaaacacagacacaaaccgaCACTTTGAAACACTAAAAATATTGTAATGGATAAAACAACAAGTAAtgtggtaaaataaataaataaatatattgtctAACCTGCAAATGCCTTTCATTGCAGGAAAATTAAATCTGAGACACTATGAGTCACATTAAACACAAGTTACATATGAGCCAGTACcagcacagaaaacatgtttctttgtcttgtttgaaCTGTTTAATTGCGTATCTTAAATGCTAACAATGCAACAGTTGATGATGCAGATTAAGACAATACTAAGACAATAGCTGAATAACAGTCACaagactgagagacaaacatTGATTTCAGATGTGGGAAAAGGTAACCTCTCCTTCTGTTTATGTTCATTCTCCTTCAGGCCATGTTCATAGAGAACGCCTTCCTTCTTCTGGCCTCCTCGTGGTTGTTTACCATGGTGTCCTGGGATACTGTGGGAATCCCAGCTGCAGTGTTCTGTAGCTTCCTCATTGGtgagacacacagcagccatgCACTGAATAACATGACctagagtctacagccatgctagctgctctgtgagtgCTGTGCACAGTGGCTCTAAAAGCTAAAGGCTAATGTGGGCGTGCTAACATGCATGCACTGACAATGTTGACATGCTGACGTTAGGCAGGTAAAATGTTTACAGAAAAAGGGAATGACCAAAGCTATGAGGATCCATCCACTGGCGTTATGATTGTCTTTATGATATTTCATGGGAATCCATCTCATTGTTAACATTTCACTCTGTGAGTGTTCGATAGACCGACTGACCGACAGAATGACACGACCATCCCTAGAGCTGCTGGAATGGCTGAAAATCTAGAAGAATAtttgcaaatgcaaacacactctttttaaattaatgtctAATTGTAAGTGTGACTGTCCACAgactctttcttgtcttttgaGATcgataaacatttacaaacactTGCACTCCTCTGTTTCAAgtgctccctttctctctctatagGAGTGATAGCGCTGGTGCTGTACTATCGGTTCCTCCACCCTAAGTCCTTTGAGATTTTCCAGAGTATTCGCCACAGAGGGATAGGGGGAGCCTGCATGGAGCGTGGATCTACA is a window of Pempheris klunzingeri isolate RE-2024b chromosome 1, fPemKlu1.hap1, whole genome shotgun sequence DNA encoding:
- the eva1a gene encoding protein eva-1 homolog A: MSAPATGSPNMEVKVVSQEMALLSNILAAYTFIADQPERTALVFLGGVCVGLLVTLCAIVFQIHCRADCHYGNSNHPHHRHRSRHHHRRHHSCPHHQPTDNNPDSTAVVTAGGSGPAGDSESEGWDDTSDLSARRRRRFERALLHATMFTSAEELDRAQRLEERERILREIWMNGQPDISTVTQSLNRYY